In one Actinomycetota bacterium genomic region, the following are encoded:
- a CDS encoding NAD-dependent epimerase/dehydratase family protein — translation MGSVEHESGLPRSALVTGAGGFAGRHLVRHLLESTAWNVAGLSRSGMGGAADARVLDLKGDITNPEDVAAALEVSRPDYVFHLAARTPPADDHDLIDTAVGGTTVLMEQVLAAVPDAAVLSAGSDAQYGPQEPGSLPTAEEAPMRPVHAYGRAKLRQEEVALSYAAAGLRVVCVRAFNHIGPGQSDRFVIPSIASQIARAEAGGPPVVEVGSTEDRRDFTDVRDVVRAYLQALIMSPSGGIYNIGSGVNHSIGEAVAILARMAMTKVEVRPVAGRVRRGEPSETCCDASRLRSLTGWAPAIDFETSLRDTLEHFRSVL, via the coding sequence ATGGGATCGGTCGAACACGAGTCGGGCCTGCCCCGCTCCGCGCTGGTGACGGGGGCCGGCGGGTTCGCCGGGCGGCACCTGGTCCGCCACCTGCTGGAGAGCACCGCATGGAACGTAGCCGGCCTCTCCCGCTCCGGCATGGGCGGCGCCGCAGACGCACGCGTGCTCGACCTGAAGGGCGACATCACGAACCCGGAGGACGTGGCTGCGGCGCTCGAGGTTTCCCGGCCGGACTACGTTTTCCACCTGGCCGCCCGGACGCCGCCGGCCGATGACCACGACCTCATCGACACGGCGGTGGGAGGAACGACGGTGCTGATGGAGCAGGTGCTGGCCGCCGTGCCGGATGCGGCGGTCCTCTCGGCCGGATCGGACGCCCAGTACGGCCCCCAGGAACCCGGGTCGTTGCCGACGGCCGAAGAGGCGCCCATGCGGCCGGTCCACGCCTACGGGAGGGCAAAGCTGCGTCAGGAGGAGGTCGCGCTGTCCTACGCTGCGGCCGGCCTCAGGGTGGTCTGCGTCCGGGCGTTCAACCACATCGGGCCCGGCCAGTCGGACCGATTTGTCATTCCCTCGATTGCGAGCCAGATCGCACGGGCCGAGGCCGGGGGGCCGCCGGTGGTCGAGGTGGGCTCCACCGAGGACCGGCGGGACTTCACCGACGTCCGGGACGTCGTGCGCGCCTACCTGCAGGCATTGATAATGAGCCCGTCGGGCGGGATCTACAACATCGGGAGCGGGGTGAACCACAGTATTGGCGAAGCAGTCGCAATTCTGGCGAGGATGGCTATGACGAAGGTGGAGGTCAGGCCGGTGGCAGGCCGGGTACGGCGCGGTGAGCCGTCCGAGACCTGCTGCGACGCCTCCCGGCTCCGCTCATTGACGGGCTGGGCCCCGGCCATCGACTTCGAGACGAGCCTGCGCGACACGCTGGAACATTTCAGGTCGGTGCTTTGA
- a CDS encoding glycosyltransferase family 2 protein yields the protein MPEETPESLTVLIPVLNEVATLRTALERLLKTDLGLRLDVVVIDDGSTDGSVTSIEDLVQKGEVRVVLHDRNRGKGAALRTGIEAARGDLLTVLDADLEYDPADYRAMIQAIVEDGAEVVYGKRSFGTHSAYSFWYVIGNKAVSFWASFLFNAWLSDLETCLKMSRLDVWRSLELKQNGFGIEAEATGRFLLSGRRIQEVPIRYKARNREEGKKLQWTDGVEAVLILLKIRVFEGRRRRSR from the coding sequence ATGCCTGAGGAAACGCCCGAGAGCCTGACCGTACTGATTCCCGTGCTGAACGAGGTTGCCACCCTCCGGACCGCCCTGGAACGCCTGCTGAAGACCGACCTCGGTCTCCGCCTGGACGTCGTGGTCATCGACGACGGGTCCACCGACGGCAGTGTGACCTCGATCGAGGATCTGGTGCAAAAGGGCGAGGTCCGGGTGGTCTTGCACGACCGCAACCGGGGCAAGGGGGCGGCGCTCAGGACCGGCATCGAAGCGGCCCGGGGCGATCTTCTGACCGTGCTGGACGCCGACCTGGAGTACGACCCGGCCGACTACCGGGCGATGATCCAGGCGATTGTCGAGGACGGGGCCGAGGTGGTCTACGGCAAAAGGTCGTTCGGCACCCACAGCGCCTACTCGTTCTGGTACGTGATCGGCAACAAGGCGGTCAGCTTCTGGGCCAGTTTCCTGTTCAACGCCTGGCTGAGCGACCTGGAGACGTGCCTGAAGATGAGCCGGCTGGACGTCTGGAGGTCGCTGGAGCTGAAACAAAACGGCTTCGGCATCGAGGCCGAGGCTACCGGCCGCTTCCTGCTGTCGGGTCGCCGCATCCAGGAGGTCCCCATCAGGTACAAAGCCCGCAACCGGGAAGAGGGCAAGAAACTTCAGTGGACCGACGGGGTGGAGGCCGTGCTGATCCTGCTGAAGATCCGGGTTTTCGAGGGGCGCCGCCGCCGTTCGCGATAG
- a CDS encoding sterol desaturase family protein — MDATFGWVPEQIAAYYRAAAEVYTSPWLFAGVAALLLIERVRPAVREQKVLSWGLFEDFCWFNLDIVFKVAAFPAFVGLVSLAYDKLTGGFTLSLVTEWPAWLRVSFSLLIYDFYQWLHHFVRHKVAWLWQFHVIHHSQTELNLFTDLRVHFGEYLAAHVLTFIPLFALNLTPFAIMGVGFFTIWYTRFIHTNVRTNLGPLKHILVTPQYHRVHHSIETRHYDKNFGVLFTLWDRVFGTMHPDYDEYPETGVAGVDFGRPSTFAPREWAATLGRQLVYPFAAILRSTRPAKVPAESGSRS; from the coding sequence ATGGATGCAACGTTTGGATGGGTTCCGGAGCAGATCGCCGCGTACTACCGGGCGGCCGCCGAGGTCTACACCAGCCCCTGGCTTTTCGCCGGCGTCGCCGCCCTGCTGCTCATCGAGCGGGTCCGCCCGGCCGTCCGGGAGCAGAAGGTTCTCTCCTGGGGGCTCTTCGAGGACTTCTGCTGGTTCAACCTCGACATAGTTTTCAAGGTCGCCGCCTTCCCGGCCTTCGTCGGGCTGGTAAGCCTGGCGTACGACAAGCTGACGGGCGGCTTCACCTTGAGTTTGGTGACCGAGTGGCCCGCCTGGCTGCGGGTGTCGTTCTCACTGCTGATCTACGACTTCTACCAGTGGCTGCACCACTTCGTCCGGCACAAGGTGGCGTGGTTGTGGCAGTTCCACGTCATTCACCACTCCCAGACCGAGCTGAACCTGTTCACCGACCTGCGGGTCCACTTCGGGGAGTACCTGGCCGCCCACGTTCTGACCTTCATCCCGCTGTTCGCCCTTAATCTGACCCCGTTTGCGATCATGGGGGTGGGCTTCTTCACCATCTGGTACACCCGCTTCATCCACACCAACGTGCGCACGAACCTGGGGCCCCTGAAGCACATTCTGGTCACGCCCCAGTACCACCGGGTTCACCACTCGATAGAGACCCGGCACTACGACAAGAACTTCGGGGTCCTGTTCACCCTGTGGGACCGGGTGTTCGGCACCATGCACCCCGACTACGACGAGTACCCGGAAACCGGCGTCGCCGGCGTGGACTTCGGACGGCCTTCGACGTTTGCCCCCCGGGAGTGGGCGGCGACCCTCGGCCGGCAGCTGGTGTACCCGTTCGCCGCGATCCTGCGGTCGACGCGCCCGGCAAAGGTGCCGGCGGAGTCGGGATCCCGGAGCTAG
- a CDS encoding GDP-mannose 4,6-dehydratase, with amino-acid sequence MSGWDDGPVLVTGAGGFIGSHLTEYLVSQGVKVRVFLHYNSRNDPGLLADVPADVLSGVDKHFGDLRDSDTVRRASKGTSCIFNLGALIGIPYSYQSPRDVVDTNVIGTLNVLEAARENGVGRMIQISTSEVYGTAIYAPIDEKHPLQGQSPYSASKIGAEKLAESFYRSFELPVTVIRPFNNFGPRQSTRALIPTVISQALAGGELQLGSLAPKRDFTYVADTVRGFAAVAGSEAAVGETVNLGTGTEVSIGDVVNMVSKLLGRELAVREDAQRIRPKASEVGRLLCDASKAAELCGWKAEVGLEEGLRRVIAWMEPNLARFQPRVYGV; translated from the coding sequence TTGAGCGGATGGGACGACGGCCCGGTCCTGGTCACCGGAGCGGGAGGCTTCATCGGCAGCCACCTCACCGAGTACCTGGTCTCCCAGGGGGTCAAGGTGCGGGTGTTCCTGCACTACAACTCCCGGAACGACCCCGGCCTGCTGGCCGACGTGCCTGCCGACGTCCTGTCCGGGGTCGACAAACACTTCGGCGACCTACGCGACTCCGACACGGTCCGGCGGGCGTCGAAGGGGACCTCGTGCATCTTCAACCTCGGGGCCCTTATCGGCATCCCGTACTCCTACCAGAGCCCTCGGGATGTGGTTGACACCAACGTGATCGGCACGCTCAACGTACTCGAGGCGGCCCGGGAGAACGGGGTCGGCCGCATGATCCAGATCTCCACCAGCGAGGTCTACGGGACGGCGATCTACGCACCGATCGACGAGAAGCACCCCCTGCAGGGTCAGTCCCCCTACTCGGCGAGCAAGATCGGCGCCGAGAAGCTGGCCGAGAGCTTCTACCGCAGCTTCGAGCTGCCGGTGACCGTCATCCGGCCCTTCAACAACTTCGGCCCCCGCCAGTCCACCCGGGCCCTGATCCCCACGGTGATCAGCCAGGCGCTGGCCGGCGGTGAGCTGCAGCTCGGCTCGCTGGCCCCCAAGAGGGACTTCACCTACGTCGCCGACACGGTACGGGGCTTCGCCGCAGTCGCCGGGAGCGAGGCGGCGGTCGGGGAAACCGTCAACCTAGGCACCGGCACCGAGGTGTCGATAGGTGACGTCGTGAACATGGTCTCGAAGCTGCTCGGCCGGGAGCTGGCCGTCCGGGAGGACGCCCAGAGGATCCGGCCGAAAGCCAGCGAGGTCGGCCGGCTGCTCTGCGACGCCTCCAAGGCCGCCGAGCTGTGCGGCTGGAAGGCCGAGGTCGGCCTGGAGGAGGGGCTGCGCCGGGTCATCGCATGGATGGAGCCCAACCTCGCCCGGTTCCAGCCCAGGGTCTATGGCGTCTGA
- a CDS encoding glycosyltransferase produces the protein MPLDISVVVLNFNGKQFIDDCLRSLAQQTYAADRFEVVFVDNGSSDGSVAHVRANWPNARVLELPKNLGFAGGINAGVRFSKGVYVALINNDARAHPDWLTEGIAGFGKSQDVAVVASKILTLDGKTIDYAGGALSFYGHGFKVGVNEPDEGQYDRPGETLFASGCAMFMPRDLFLDVGGFDDEYFAFFEDVDLGWRLWLMGYRVIYEPSSIAYHRHHGTAEGLGQERERFLLERNALMTMLKNYQEKTLEKALAPALLLALERGLTYTDTGRQNYNLASPEMGAVESPEKVSPMTMSHLLGISEVARQMPSILAKREFVQERRKRNDSEIMALFRESLRPNISDPGFSETFNSLVGTSGLDQIFKGRTRVLVITGDTVSTKMAGPAIRAWEMSSELSRKHEVRMLVVKAADITPKTFTLDVLSDATLPDHLDWADVVIFQGFIAHHRPVVWDSGAILVADLYDPFHLENLEMFREDDAGKRNNIFESDLEVITAQLRGCDYFICASEKQRDFWLGQLAGAGRLNPHIYDNDPTLRSLIDVVPFGVSSDTPNHTRKVLKGVIPGIGEDDKVILWGGGIYNWFDPLTLIRAVGRVSRDHPEVKLFFMGLAHPNPDVPEMRMAVQAKDLAEELGLVGTHVFFNEGWVAYDDRSNYLLEADIGVSCHLEHIETTYSYRTRVLDYFWAELPVIVTRGDALSQLVEERELGLTVNPGDVEGFTEAITRMIEDESLAREFKLNTGKLRPELTWGQIMKPLDKFCANPQRASDLLTVGRTGARLSARRRLMARMNVAWDEGGPILVAKRAAGYLNRHLINRQRLE, from the coding sequence ATGCCGCTTGATATCTCTGTCGTTGTCCTGAACTTCAACGGCAAGCAGTTCATCGATGACTGCCTGCGCTCCCTTGCCCAGCAGACCTATGCCGCAGACCGGTTTGAGGTCGTTTTTGTCGACAACGGGTCCTCCGACGGGTCGGTGGCGCACGTAAGGGCCAACTGGCCGAATGCCCGGGTGCTCGAACTGCCCAAGAACCTGGGTTTTGCCGGAGGCATCAACGCCGGCGTCCGTTTCTCAAAAGGCGTTTACGTCGCCCTGATCAACAACGACGCCCGGGCCCACCCGGACTGGCTCACCGAGGGCATCGCGGGTTTCGGCAAGTCGCAGGACGTGGCCGTGGTGGCATCGAAGATCCTCACCCTCGACGGCAAGACCATCGACTACGCCGGCGGAGCGCTCTCGTTCTACGGGCACGGGTTCAAGGTCGGGGTCAACGAGCCCGACGAGGGACAGTACGACCGCCCGGGCGAGACGTTGTTCGCCTCCGGCTGCGCGATGTTCATGCCCCGGGACCTGTTTCTCGACGTGGGCGGCTTCGACGACGAGTACTTCGCCTTTTTCGAGGACGTCGACCTGGGCTGGCGCCTGTGGCTGATGGGCTACCGGGTCATCTACGAGCCCTCCTCGATCGCCTACCACCGCCACCACGGCACGGCCGAGGGCCTGGGCCAGGAACGCGAGCGGTTCCTCCTGGAGCGCAACGCCCTCATGACGATGCTGAAGAACTACCAGGAGAAGACGCTGGAGAAGGCGCTGGCGCCTGCTCTTCTGCTCGCCCTGGAGCGGGGCCTCACCTACACCGACACCGGCCGCCAGAACTACAACCTGGCGTCGCCGGAGATGGGTGCGGTCGAGAGCCCGGAGAAGGTCTCGCCGATGACCATGTCGCACCTGCTGGGCATCTCCGAGGTCGCCCGCCAGATGCCGAGCATCCTGGCCAAGCGGGAGTTCGTCCAGGAGCGGCGCAAGCGGAACGACTCGGAGATCATGGCGCTGTTCCGGGAGTCGCTTAGGCCCAACATCTCCGACCCCGGCTTCTCGGAAACGTTCAACAGCCTGGTCGGCACCAGCGGCCTGGACCAGATCTTCAAGGGCAGGACCCGGGTGCTGGTGATCACCGGAGACACCGTCTCGACCAAGATGGCAGGCCCGGCGATCCGTGCCTGGGAGATGTCCTCCGAGCTCAGCCGCAAGCACGAGGTTCGGATGCTGGTGGTCAAGGCGGCCGACATTACCCCGAAAACCTTTACCCTCGACGTCCTGTCCGACGCCACCCTGCCCGACCACCTGGACTGGGCCGACGTCGTGATCTTCCAGGGATTCATCGCCCACCACCGGCCGGTGGTGTGGGACTCGGGCGCGATCCTGGTCGCCGACCTCTACGACCCGTTCCACCTCGAGAACCTGGAGATGTTCCGGGAGGACGACGCCGGCAAACGCAACAACATCTTCGAGTCGGACCTGGAGGTCATCACCGCCCAGCTGCGCGGCTGCGACTACTTCATCTGCGCCAGCGAGAAACAGCGGGACTTCTGGCTCGGCCAGCTTGCGGGCGCGGGCCGGCTGAACCCCCACATCTACGACAACGACCCGACCCTGCGGAGCCTGATCGACGTGGTGCCCTTCGGGGTCTCGTCCGACACCCCCAACCACACCCGCAAGGTCCTGAAAGGCGTGATCCCCGGGATCGGCGAGGACGACAAGGTGATCCTGTGGGGCGGCGGCATCTACAACTGGTTCGACCCGCTCACGCTGATCCGGGCCGTGGGCCGGGTCTCACGCGACCACCCCGAGGTCAAGCTGTTCTTCATGGGCCTGGCCCACCCCAACCCCGACGTCCCCGAGATGCGGATGGCCGTGCAGGCCAAGGACCTGGCCGAGGAGTTGGGCCTGGTCGGCACCCACGTCTTCTTCAACGAGGGGTGGGTGGCCTACGACGACCGGTCCAACTACCTGCTGGAGGCGGACATCGGGGTCTCGTGCCACCTGGAGCACATCGAGACCACCTACTCCTACCGCACCCGGGTGCTGGACTACTTCTGGGCCGAACTCCCCGTGATCGTCACCCGGGGCGACGCCCTCAGCCAGCTGGTCGAGGAGCGTGAGCTGGGCCTAACCGTCAACCCGGGGGACGTCGAGGGCTTCACCGAGGCCATCACCCGCATGATCGAGGACGAGTCGCTCGCCCGGGAGTTCAAGCTGAACACCGGCAAACTTCGGCCCGAGCTGACCTGGGGCCAGATCATGAAGCCCCTGGACAAGTTTTGCGCCAACCCGCAGCGGGCCTCCGACCTGCTGACCGTGGGCCGCACCGGCGCCCGTCTCAGCGCCCGGCGCCGGCTGATGGCGCGGATGAACGTCGCCTGGGACGAGGGGGGCCCGATCCTGGTGGCCAAGCGGGCGGCCGGATACCTGAACCGGCACCTGATCAACCGCCAGCGGCTGGAGTAG
- a CDS encoding ABC transporter permease — MNKVLTKTRLTNFAAARSLLINLTLRENRSKYKRSALGWAWSMINPIATMLVFTFVFRLVFRIPPPTGDPSGLENFGFFLICGLLPWNFLAAGLTGATGSVVGNAGLIKKVYFTRAVLPASSVLSWNTNLLIELGVLSIALIFVGQLVFIYLPAAILVIVLQMFFVLGIGLALSALNVYFRDIEHFLSILLLLWFYATPIIYPIDLINASPSINGAMRTIYFMNPMVHFIEAYRAIFYHLRSPGADTFLYMFLSAAVTMTFGMWLFRKLEPKFAEEL, encoded by the coding sequence GTGAACAAAGTCCTCACCAAGACTCGGCTGACAAACTTCGCCGCCGCCAGGTCCCTGCTGATCAACCTGACGCTCAGGGAGAACCGCAGCAAGTACAAACGGTCCGCTTTGGGCTGGGCGTGGTCGATGATCAACCCCATCGCCACCATGCTGGTTTTCACCTTCGTCTTCCGGCTGGTGTTCCGGATCCCCCCGCCGACCGGTGACCCCAGCGGCCTCGAGAACTTCGGCTTTTTCCTGATCTGCGGCCTGCTGCCCTGGAACTTCCTCGCTGCCGGCCTCACCGGGGCCACCGGATCCGTCGTGGGCAACGCCGGCCTGATCAAAAAGGTCTACTTCACCCGGGCCGTCCTCCCGGCCTCCAGCGTGCTCTCCTGGAACACCAACCTGCTGATCGAGCTCGGGGTCCTGTCGATTGCGCTGATTTTCGTCGGGCAGTTGGTCTTCATCTACCTGCCGGCCGCAATCCTCGTGATCGTGCTCCAGATGTTCTTCGTACTGGGCATCGGGCTGGCGCTGTCCGCCCTCAACGTCTACTTCCGGGACATCGAGCACTTCCTGTCGATCCTGCTTCTGCTGTGGTTCTACGCCACGCCTATCATCTACCCGATCGACCTGATCAACGCCAGTCCGAGCATCAACGGCGCCATGAGGACGATCTACTTCATGAATCCGATGGTTCACTTCATCGAGGCGTACCGGGCGATCTTCTACCACTTGCGCTCGCCCGGGGCGGACACATTTCTGTACATGTTCCTCTCCGCCGCAGTGACCATGACCTTCGGAATGTGGCTGTTTCGGAAGCTGGAACCCAAGTTTGCGGAGGAGCTTTGA